The genome window CCCTTGCGTATAATGACAAGTGCGCCGACGAGGATCTCGCGCGGAGGTGAGGCAGATGCCGTTATATGAATATGAGTGTGAGGCCTGTGGAGTGCGATTCGAGCGAGTACAGCATTTCTCCGATCCCCCACTGAGCGTCTGCCCGGATTGCGGGGGCAAGGTGCACCGGGTGATCCATCCGGTGGGCATCATCTTCAAGGGATCAGGCTTCTATGTGACGGATAACCGAAGCAAGTCGCCTACGCTGAGCAGCAACGGGGGAGGGAAAGAGGAGAAGAAGAGCGAGGGATCGAAGGAGTCGTCTTCCACTGATAAGCAGTCCGACTGAGCGGAACTCGTATGAAGGTCTAGGGATGCAAAACCCCATGGTTTGACCATGGGGTTCTTGTTTCGCCGATCTTTGGCAGACGGCCTGCGATGATCCGTTATAATTGAAAGCCGCGGCCGGCCGGCACCACCTTCTGCTTGTAATTCGTCACGTACGTCATCAGCTTGGCGTGGAGCTCCTTCCACTCCTCGCTGGCCAGGATCTGGCGCATCGTCTCCAGATCCTCTGTGACGGCGCCCGTCAACATCTGGGGCCCATCGCCAAAGAGGGTGTACCATTGCTCTGTCGGCTGCAGTCCTAAGCGCATCAGGCCCGGGGCGAATTCTCGGACCACGAATTCGAAATAAGACTGTTCGCGGCCAGGTTTAATATCCCAGCTCATGAGCAACTTCATCATATGAAGTGCAACCTCCCATGGGCCTCGCTCTCATACATCTCCCGCACGCATTCCCAATATATCCACCCATTTGCAAAATCGCTTGTAATCCGTTATGAAGTCGCTGACAGGTCAATGACACACCACGAGATAGGATACCAGAAGCAACGCTTTTGTGCAAATGCTTAAAAGAGTCCCTTACCGATCCTTGGTCCTTTTCTGGCTGCTTTGCGCCCTTTTGGGGCTGTATCTGCCCATCCCGGCGCGGGCGCAATCCCCGCGCCCGGAAGGCGAGCTGACTATCATTCCGGCGGAGAGGTCCCCCGCGCAGCTGCGCACCCAGATCGTCGACGTCCGGATGGAGCAGACGGGAGCGGAGATCATCGCCTATGTGGACGTCCGCCTCACCCTCCAAAATCCGGAGAGGAGCCAGCTCTCCATCGGCCTCCTGATCCAGGGTTCAGATGCCATCCCGGCCGAGGCGATCCAACTGTTCGCGAACGACAGCCCCCTATCGTTGAAGCCGACGGAGCCCCCGGCGCGTTTCTTCTCCAGGGTGCTCCTGCCCCCCAACCGCCGGGTGGAGCTGAGCCTGCAATACGCCTACTCCCTGGGCACGGGCCCCCTGGTCTCCTTCTCCTATCCCCTGCACGCCGCCTGGCCCTCCCCGGACGGCAGCACCCGGGTCCGACTGCAACTGCCCCCGGGTACCCCGCGTGAGGCATGGGTATCCACCATCCCCGCCCCCACATCGTTCGATGGCCAAGCGATCGAGTGGCACTTTGAAGAGGCGGCACCGGACATCCGGCTGCAGATGCAATTCGTCCATCCCCACGCTTGGGCTCAGATCAGCCCGGCAGGCCAGGACGCGACGGATCTCCAGGACATGACCGCCCGGATGGAGACGCTGGTGGCCCTGGCCTCCGCGGACGCCCCCGACGGCCCCGCTTTCGAGCGCTTCTACCCGATGGCCCTGGCCCAGATCGACCGCTTGCTCCGAGCTGATCCGGATTACCCTCAGGCGCACCTGGCGTTGGCCCGGCTGTACGCGCTCCATCAGGACGAGAGCGGACAGCTCTCCCTCGCCTACGCGGCGCTGGTGGCCGCGGAGGCCCAGACGGCGGCTCAGGCCGGCGCCCCGGCCGAACAGGTCACCCCGCTGCTCCGGCGTGCCTACCAACGCCTGCTGGATGACGCCCGCGCGGCCGGCCGCTGGGAGGAGGCCCTCGCCTACCTCGACAAGCTGGCCTCCCTGGGCGACCGCACCGAGCCAGCGGACGAGACGAGGGAAAGATTGCTCATCGACGTGGCGCGCAAACACCTCCAGGACGGCAACTGGGCGGAGGCTGCCAGGATCGTACGCGACACCTGGGACATCCCCGAGGTCGATCGCATGGCGCCGCCCTGGCTGCAATCGATGGTCATCACGGTGGAGACGGATCCGATGCAACGGGTGATCACCGCCTGGTTCTTCCCCGCGCCCGGCCGCCAACAGGAGGCTGCTCCCCAGATACGCCGCGCCATGGAGTCCCTGCAGGCCATCACGGAGGCGCAGGCCACCGCCTCCACGACCGAGGAGCGGATCGAGCTACGACTCGTCATCCCGCGAGGAAACGATACCTACTTCGTGACACTGAACCGGGCGCTGGCGAACACCCTGCCCCCCTACCCGGAGTGGGCCTTCCTGGCCCAGCTCCTGCGCCCCGAGACGTTCCGCTGGCGGCAAACCGAGAATTGGTGGCGTCAGCGCGTCTCCTACGAGGAGGTCATCAACCTGCGCCCTCCCGGTGATGTGTGGCGCTCCTACGCCAGCCAGGTTGAGCAGACGGCGGAGCGCATCGCGGCGGAACAGCCAGAGCCCGTCGCCAACCTCATCCGGGAGATGGGACGGTTCAGCGCGTCCTCCTGGCGCGCCCTGAACCTCCACGCCCAGGCCCGCTATCAGGTTTACCTCGTTCCAGGGGACCACGCCGAGCCCCGGCAGTGGCTGCTGCTGCCCGACGAGCGGCGCCACCTGTCGGCATCGGCGGAGAGGCTCCTGCCCTGGCTGCCGCACAGGCTGCGGCCTTAGCCTCCGGTGGAGCACGGCAGCGCGCTACCCAACATAGGGTTGTACCTCACGAGAAGGCAATCTCTAAGCGGTCCTCATCCCCAGCCGTGCTCTCTACCCTCCGCCCATTCTGGCAAGGCAAGACATGCTTTGCCCCCACGGGCGTCACGTATGCCCATTATGAGCGTTGGACCTTGCAAACGCCCTGGAGGGGAGGCAAGGCTTTTCAAAGCTCAAACACCTGCCCCTGAAATCTTACTATAGGGGCGCCCCCCGTGGGCGCCTGAGGCAGCCACAAGGGCTGCCTCTACAAGATTCGTTAGAGTGTATCTGAAAAATGTCGTTGCTTCTGCTGTGGGGAGGCTCGGAGGAACGGAGCCACCCCGGAAAAAGCCCTTCTTTTGCCTTCGACCTGCCTGGCCTCGGCCTGAGTCCTTCGGGAAGGGCCGAGAAAGGCAGGTATAGGCCGGAAAAGTGGGATTTCCGTGGAGGGGAGGGTCCCTCCACACCTCCCCCTGTGGAGCTGGTCGTTGAGGGAGACCCGCACGCACATTGCCGATAAATTTTCAGACACATTCATAGAACGCTGAAAAGCCCGGGAGGGGAGGCGGGCTTACTTGACCCACAGGACCCCCGGCCGTACAATCCCCTTGGGACGATGACACCCGCTCCTGACCCCATGCCCATGGACGTGCGAGGTCAGGCCGACCAAGGACGTGAAAAATGACCAGCGAGCTGACGGAGAGGTGGAGGAGATACAGGATCTCATCGGCGGGGATCGCGCAAATCCAGGCCGAAGACGTGGGGGGATGGGCGACCGCGATCATCCTGAGCCTGCTGCTATTAAGCCTGGGGTGGTCCCTGAGCGCAGCTCGCTGGGCGGAGGGGCTGGACATCCTGCAGGTCATCATCTTGGGCGGCGTCACCGTGGGCATCCTCATGGCCCGCAGCCGATTCGATGGCCTGTTCCCCGTGCTCCACAGCCTGATCACCGGAAGCGCCTGGATATTCTATTGGGTCAGCACACTGATCGAGGGCGACTTCACGTCGCGAGAACGGGTGTACGAGCTGTTCATCCGATGGTACACCTGGTTCCAACAGGCCATCAGCGGCGGCTCCTCCAATGATAACCTGATCTTCATCCTGGAGCTGGCCTTCCTGGCATGGTGGCTCTCCTTTTTGGCCGGGTGGGCGGTCTTCCGTGAACAGCGGGTGTGGCGAGTCATCGTCCCCGTGGGCATCGCCCTGATCATCAACGCCTACTACGCCGGCGGGCTCACCGGATACCTGCTCTTCTACTTCCTCATGGCCCTGCTCCTGCTGATCCGCGTCAACCTCGGCCGGTACGAGGCATGGTGGCGTGCGGCGGACATCCGCTACGCCCCGGACGTTCACTTCGACTTCATGCGCAACGGGTTCATCTTCGCCGTCCTCGTCATCGCCCTGGCCTGGGGGCTGCCCAACGTCCACGCCAACCGATGGATCGAGCAACTGCTACGCCCGCTGGAAGGCCCCTGGAGCTCCGTACAGGAGGAGTGGCGCCGGCTGTTCACCTCCCTGAACTACCAGCCCACAACGGCGGTCGGGGGGTTCAGCAAGACGCTGACGCTCTCCGGATACCGCAACGTGGGGGATCGGGTCGTCATGGAGGTGCAGGCCCAGGGAGCCGACCGCTGGTACTGGCGAGGGATCGGCTATGACACCTACACCGGCCGGGGGTGGGTGAACACCGACGAGGAGCTCATCGTCCTGCCGCCATCCCGCCTGCCGGATCTCCCCTCATACGGGATGCGCCGGACCGTCACGCAGACGATCACCATCCTCGTGCCGGAGGGGAACATGCTGTTCGCCGCCCCGCTGCCCGCGGGGGCCTCCATCCCCGCCCGAGCCGAGGTGAGCCTGCTCCCACCCGAGACGTACAATCCCGGCCTCCCCCCGGAGGAGGTCCAGGGTGCGGAGAACGTGCGGCCGGTGGACATCTCCATCATGCTCAGCCGGGAGCCGCTATACGAGGGGGACAGCTACACCACGCGCTCCTACATCAGCGTGGTGGACATCGAGAGCCTGCGCAACGCGGGCGACGCGTACCCGACCTACATCGCGGAGCGCTACCTCCAGCTCCCGGATACGCTGCCCGAGCGCGTGCGGGCGCTGGCGGAGGAGATCACCGCCGGATACGACAACGCATACGACAAGGCGACCGCCCTGGAGTCCTACCTGCGGCAGATCGAGTACAACGACGATATCCCGCCCCCGCCCCCGGGCATGGATGGCGTGGACTACTTCCTGTTCGACATCCGGGCGGGGTACTGCGATTATTACGCCTCCGCTATGGCGGTCATGGCCCGAGCGGTGGGGATCCCGGCCCGGGTAGCCTCCGGCTACGCCCAGGGGGAATGGGACGAGGAGGCACAGGTCTATCGCGTGCGAGAGCTGGACGCGCACACGTGGGTGGAGGTCTACTTCCCGGGGTACGGCTGGATCGAGTTCGAGCCGACGGCATCACAGCCCCCGATCGAGCGACCGGAGCGCCCCCCGGAGGCGCCCTACGCGAACTACACGGCGCCGCCGGATAACTCAGTGGACCAGGAGCCGCCGCCCGACGACCTGGGGCTCCCACGAGACGAAAATCAGGGGCCCATCAACGCCCCCCTATCCTCGAGGATGGCTCCACCCTGGCTCGGCGCGATCCTCGCCGCGATCGTGCTCCTGGTGGCCGCGATCGCGGGCGTCGGGCTGCGCGCTCGATCGCAAGCCCGGGGGCCGCGCATGGCCGGTCGCCTGTACGCGAGCCTGCTGCGGTGGGCCGCACGGCTGGGCATCGCCTTATCGCCCGCATACACCCCCTACGAGCAGGCTTCCGTGATCGAGGCCTCGCTACCCGGAAGTCGCCCGCACGCCTCCCGCATCACCGACGCGTACGTGCGGGATCAGTTCAGCCCCCATCCGCTGCCGCCTGAGGAACAGCACGACGTGTGGCAGAGCTGGAAGACGCTGCGGCCACTGCTGTGGAAGCGCTGGATCAGACGACGGCTGGGGCTCCACCAGCCCGAGGCATAAACCTGTCAGCCCGGAAAACGAATCCCCCCGCAGCCCGATCCCTCACGGCTGATGGGGGGATTTCCATTTCGCTCCCGATCGGGAAGCACCCGTCCCATACCCTCGTTCTATGGAGGAAGGACCCTCACCGCTCCGATGGACGCTCCGCGATGATCCAGGAACGAAAGGCCTCATCCGCCTCATACCACGCCCGGACCCCCAATCCCGAGAAGAGGTCCACGAGGGCGGCGGGAGGCAGGAACCGGCTGCGCATGAGCATCAACCGCTCCGCCAGCGCGACGAGCTTCACCGGCCAGCGCCGGATGTCCGGCTCCTCGATGACCAGACGTCCCCCCGGGGCGAGCACGCGCACCAGCTCGCGGGCGGCGGCCTGCTGATCCCCCAGGTGATGGAAGGCATCCACCACCAGAACCCGGGCGAATGTCCCATCGGGAAAGGGCAGGCGCTCCACGTTCGTGTTCACCAGGGCCAGTCCCGGCTTCCCACGCGCCTGCCGCAACATCCCCCAGGACAGGTCTATGACCACGACTCCATCGGCGCCATCGCGCAACGCCTGGGCCACGCGGCCGGTTCCCCCCGCCGCGTCCAGAATCCACCCCGAGGTCGGCAACTGCAGGAGCTCTCGCAGCCGGGACGCCCCCTGTCCCTGGAACACCCGATCGTACAAAGGGGCAATGAGGTCGAAATGATCCAACGGCATCCCACCCTCTCCAGAAAGCACTGCGCCGGACCGCGCGGTCCGGCGCAAGAGATCACAAACTCTTGAAACCCCGACCGTACCCTATCGGGCACGAGCCCGACGACGACGGGGCACTCGCTTCCTGCGAACCGGGCTCAGGGCCAACCACGCGGCCAGGCCCGGCTGCCACACCAACCATAACAGCGCCGTCATGATGATCGCCGACGCCAGGCACCACACGCATGTGGCCCCGATGACGAAGGGCTCCAGAAAGGTCAGATAGATGGAGAACAGAACGCCCAACGCCGTGAAGGCCAGCAGGGCCACCCTCCCTCGCTCCGCCATCCGCCCTTGCCCCCAACGGCTCACCCCCCAGGCGGCAAGGATCGCCGCGTAGCCGGCCACCCCCAAAATCCCGATGGGGATCACGCCGAACAGATGGGCATAGGGGCTCTGCTGCACGGTGTTGCAGTTGCCGACGGGGCCGCAGACGGCGGATGCGTGGGCGATCTCCACATAGCTGAGGTAGAGGGCGATGGCCAGCCCGGCGATCGACAGAGCCGGCACCACCCACTCACGTTCGCCCGCGCTCGCCACAGGGTGCCACTGGCCCCGTCGTCCCCGACCAACCTGGACGCCCACCCACACGAAGACGAGCACCATGGCCACCAGGACCACGATGGCGATCGCGTTGGCGGGCATGTCCTGGCCGATCCGCTCCGCTAAGGAGACCTTCCCGCCCGACGAGCCCACGAACTTCTCAGGAACGAAGCCGGGGATATCCGGCCAATCGATCCCCCCAGCCGCCAGCCCCTCCTCGATGATCCGTGGGAACCGCTCCGGGATCTCCATGGACCCCACGAGCACCTGATCTCCCACGATCAGGGTGGGCACGCCGCGACGATTGGGAGGGATGCCGAAGCGGTGAATGGCGGCGTTGTACAGCTCCTGCCCCTCGCTCTCCAACACGTTCACCTCGGCGATCTGCAACTGATCGCCGAACCGCTCCTGCAGCGGCGGCAGATCCTCCGTCATCACCTTGTGGCAGTGTGGGCACGTCGGGGAGAAGAACAGCACCGCGCGCACCACCGGCTCCGCCGCAGCGCCGGGGATCACAGCCCACAGGCTCAACCATATCGCGAATACCAGACCCATCACCCGCATAACCGAGCGTCCCCTCCCTGGGCCGTTGAAAGGCCCGAGGGTTAAGATTCGCAGCATCCCCGTGCACACGCGCCGCCTCCCAGGCGGCCGTGATCTTCACCCTACTGAGCGCCCAGCTCCTGCAGCAGCTGCCTCGCCTTATCCATGGCCCGCTCGTCCTGCCCCGGGCCGATCTCCAGGAAATGCTGGAAGTTGGCGATGGCCTCCTCGCGCCGTCCCTCCAGCTTATCCACCATCCCCAGCCCAAAGTAGACCTCGGGCAGGTCGGGATCCAGGGCCTTGGCCTTTTCAAACGACGCCCGGGCCGACACCAGGTCCCCCTGTTGCACCTGGGCCGCCCCCAATAGATAGTGAAGCGCCGCATCCCCCGGAGCGATGGCCAAGCCCGCCTGGAACTGGGCGATCGCCTCGTCTATGCGTCCCAACTGGTAGTAGACCACCCCCAGGTTCGAGTGTGCGCCCACATCGTCCGGAGCCAACTCCAGGACCTTCCGGTACGCCGTCATCGCCTGTTCCAGCTTGCCCGCACGCGTGTACGCGTTGCCCAACAGGAAGTGGGCATCTCGATTATCGGGGGCGATCTCGACGGCCTTCTCCAACTGCTCGATCGCCTTGGCGACATCGCCCGTCTGCAACGCCTCACGGCCGGCCGTGATATACGCCTGGGGATCGCCAGCCGGGGCCGACTCCTCGTCGGAACATCCCACAGCGATCGCCAGGACCAGGAGCAGGCTCAGCCCCACCATCGCCAGGACAAAGGCCCCCCTCCACCGCATGCGGACGGGAGCGGCAGCCGGCGGAAGGCCTTCGCGATCATAGACTCCAGACATGGGATCCGCCTTTGCCAATAGCTCTTATTGCTTGTAATCCAAGAGGACCACCTGCGTCTCATCGGGGAGGCTGGAGGAGGAGATCTTGAGCACCTCCTGGGGCTCCACGCTGCTCACCCCCATCGCCCGCAGGAATTTGTCGATCTTGTCCAGATTCCGAGTGCAGGCAGGCGTCTTATAGTGCATGGGGATGACGATGCGCGGCTCCAGCTGGCTCACCACCTCGGCCGCCCGGCTGGCGTCCAGCGTGCGCCCGCCGCCGACGGGGATCAACAAGATCCCCACCTCGCCGATCGCCTCGGCCTGCTCCTCGGAAAGCAGGTGCCCCAGGTCGCCCAGATGACACACGCTGATGCCGTTGAAGTCGAACAGGAAGACCGTGTTCCGCTCATCGGGCTGCCCACGCTTGCGAGCATGCCAGGTGGGAATCCCGGTGATGAACACGCCACGGATCTCGTACTCGCCCGGACCGCTCAGCACCTTGGGATCGCCTTTGATGGCACGAACATGGGAGTGACCGGGCGCCGCGTGACTGCTCGTCACCACATCCGCCCGTAGCCGCGGGAGCGTATACCCCAGATCCTTATCATAAGGGTCCGTTACGATGGAAATTCCCCTCTCTCGCAGGCGGAAACAGGCATGCCCATACCAGGTGATCTCCAATGAAGCCTCCTTTCCACCATAATCGAGCGCATTATACTCGAAAGAAAAAGGCGGGGCAACCTTCTTCGCCCCGCTCCGGCATATATATCCTGCTCTGATCTTCCACAGCTTCCCACTATTATCCGCGCCCGCCTACCTCCTGCGAGCACCCGCAAGCGCTCGTCCGCGCTGCTTGCCGAAAAGTTCCACCCGCCAACGCAGCTCGGCATCTCGGGTCAGCTTGTACGCCTGTCCCCCGTCATGTCCCTCGGCTTCCAACAACCCCAGCAGCACCAGGTCATCCAACTCAGCACGCACAGCCTGAGGGCGATATCCCGTCTCGTGCGCGACCTCCGCCGCGGTCACCGGGATATCCATGCGCCGAGCGAAGAAGGCGATGATGTCTCGTCGGATCGGGTTGTTGGCGAAGTAGCGAATGAACGCCATCAAAGCCATATCCAGAGACGATCGGCCATCATCCTCGGCCGTTGGGAAGGAGGACCGTGACTGCAAAGCTGAAACTCCCAACATCTATGCCATCCCCTTTGCACAGAGTGATGCCGATTGGCAATGCCACCGAGAATACCTTAAGCCATGATACCGCCTCCGAACAATAGTACCCGCCAGCCAAGCCCCCTCTTCTACAACAGTACCTTGGTATGAGCGAACAGGGACGGGAAGCCCCCCGTGTGCCAGAACAGCACCCCTTCATCCCGATGGATCTCGCCGCGCCGCACCATATCCACCAGCGCGCTCATCACCCGAGCGGTGTAGACGGGATCCAGCAGTATCCCCTCCGTGCGGGCCACCAGCCGGATGGCCCGCACATCCTCCTCGGTCACAACGCCATATCCCTCCCCCAGATACTCGTCATGCACGACGAAGTCCTGGGATTGGAACGCATGGGGCACCCCCAGGCGCTGGAGGGCCTGGGTCGCGATCTCCGCCAGACACGGACGCAACGTGTTCGCCGAACGATCGTTGCTGATCCCGTGAATGACCCCATCAAAGCCGGTCAGGTACGCGCCGGCCATCAGACCCGCGTGCGTGCCTCCCGAGCTCGAGGAGACGAAGATATGCCGGATCGGCGCATCCAGGGCGCTGAGCTGGTCCTGCAACTCCCACATCGCCAGGGCATACCCCACCGCCCCCACCGCGTTCGATCCGCCGATGGGGATCACGTACGGACGATGTCCTTGCTCCCGTAGCTCCTCCGCGACATCCGCCATGACCTCCTCGCGCGAGCGGTCGCCCGCCCATCGGATCTGAGCCCCCAGCAGGTGATCCAACAGCAGATTGCCGGTCACCTCCGGCGGGGGGGATCCTCGCAGGACCAGCGTGCACTTGAGCCCGTTGCGAACGGCCGCGGCCGCCGTCTGCCGGCAGTGATTGGACTGCGCCGCGCCCGCCGTGATCAGCCAGTCCGCGCCCTGCTCCAGCGCCTCACCCACCAAGAACTCCAGTTTGCGGGCCTTGTTGCCACCACCCGCCAGCCCGGTCTGGTCATCCCGCTTCACCCACAACGATGGGCCGCCCAGCATCTGAGCGAGCCGGGGCATCTCCTCCAGCGGCGTCGGGAGATGCGCCAGATCCACGCGCGGTAACCGATCCCATCGATCCGTCGACATGCCAACCTCCTCATCCGTGGACATCCGCAGCAGCGATCCCAGCTCCCCCATCATAAGGCGCTTTGTCCTCCCAGACCATCCGGATCGAAAGCGTTCCGAATGCGGATCGACGCCTGATAGGCGACGGCATCCGGGCTCTCCCCCACCCGGGGGAGGCATCCATCGCGGCCCGTTTTCCCCACACAGAGGATATACAATCAAATGGCATAGCAATTTGACGTGCCACCGGGCCCCGTTTATACTGAGGTCGAGTCCTGATTCCCCTCTTTCGCAATACAAGTGTGAGCCGCGTCGATCTCGCAATCGGCCGAGCTGGCACGACTCTGGCAATTGGAGATCGGAAATACATGCGTGTACTGATCACCGGTGGCGCTGGATTTCTCGGCTCTGCACTGGCACGACGCCTGGTCGCCGATGGACATCAGGTGCGCGTGCTGGACGACCTCAGCGCCGGCGATTCGACTCGACTTCCCCCTGAGGTGCTCTTCACCCGCGGCGACGTCCGC of Chloroflexota bacterium contains these proteins:
- a CDS encoding zinc ribbon domain-containing protein, coding for MPLYEYECEACGVRFERVQHFSDPPLSVCPDCGGKVHRVIHPVGIIFKGSGFYVTDNRSKSPTLSSNGGGKEEKKSEGSKESSSTDKQSD
- a CDS encoding transglutaminase domain-containing protein, which produces MTSELTERWRRYRISSAGIAQIQAEDVGGWATAIILSLLLLSLGWSLSAARWAEGLDILQVIILGGVTVGILMARSRFDGLFPVLHSLITGSAWIFYWVSTLIEGDFTSRERVYELFIRWYTWFQQAISGGSSNDNLIFILELAFLAWWLSFLAGWAVFREQRVWRVIVPVGIALIINAYYAGGLTGYLLFYFLMALLLLIRVNLGRYEAWWRAADIRYAPDVHFDFMRNGFIFAVLVIALAWGLPNVHANRWIEQLLRPLEGPWSSVQEEWRRLFTSLNYQPTTAVGGFSKTLTLSGYRNVGDRVVMEVQAQGADRWYWRGIGYDTYTGRGWVNTDEELIVLPPSRLPDLPSYGMRRTVTQTITILVPEGNMLFAAPLPAGASIPARAEVSLLPPETYNPGLPPEEVQGAENVRPVDISIMLSREPLYEGDSYTTRSYISVVDIESLRNAGDAYPTYIAERYLQLPDTLPERVRALAEEITAGYDNAYDKATALESYLRQIEYNDDIPPPPPGMDGVDYFLFDIRAGYCDYYASAMAVMARAVGIPARVASGYAQGEWDEEAQVYRVRELDAHTWVEVYFPGYGWIEFEPTASQPPIERPERPPEAPYANYTAPPDNSVDQEPPPDDLGLPRDENQGPINAPLSSRMAPPWLGAILAAIVLLVAAIAGVGLRARSQARGPRMAGRLYASLLRWAARLGIALSPAYTPYEQASVIEASLPGSRPHASRITDAYVRDQFSPHPLPPEEQHDVWQSWKTLRPLLWKRWIRRRLGLHQPEA
- a CDS encoding methyltransferase domain-containing protein; translated protein: MPLDHFDLIAPLYDRVFQGQGASRLRELLQLPTSGWILDAAGGTGRVAQALRDGADGVVVIDLSWGMLRQARGKPGLALVNTNVERLPFPDGTFARVLVVDAFHHLGDQQAAARELVRVLAPGGRLVIEEPDIRRWPVKLVALAERLMLMRSRFLPPAALVDLFSGLGVRAWYEADEAFRSWIIAERPSER
- a CDS encoding vitamin K epoxide reductase translates to MRVMGLVFAIWLSLWAVIPGAAAEPVVRAVLFFSPTCPHCHKVMTEDLPPLQERFGDQLQIAEVNVLESEGQELYNAAIHRFGIPPNRRGVPTLIVGDQVLVGSMEIPERFPRIIEEGLAAGGIDWPDIPGFVPEKFVGSSGGKVSLAERIGQDMPANAIAIVVLVAMVLVFVWVGVQVGRGRRGQWHPVASAGEREWVVPALSIAGLAIALYLSYVEIAHASAVCGPVGNCNTVQQSPYAHLFGVIPIGILGVAGYAAILAAWGVSRWGQGRMAERGRVALLAFTALGVLFSIYLTFLEPFVIGATCVWCLASAIIMTALLWLVWQPGLAAWLALSPVRRKRVPRRRRARAR
- a CDS encoding tetratricopeptide repeat protein — protein: MSGVYDREGLPPAAAPVRMRWRGAFVLAMVGLSLLLVLAIAVGCSDEESAPAGDPQAYITAGREALQTGDVAKAIEQLEKAVEIAPDNRDAHFLLGNAYTRAGKLEQAMTAYRKVLELAPDDVGAHSNLGVVYYQLGRIDEAIAQFQAGLAIAPGDAALHYLLGAAQVQQGDLVSARASFEKAKALDPDLPEVYFGLGMVDKLEGRREEAIANFQHFLEIGPGQDERAMDKARQLLQELGAQ
- a CDS encoding MBL fold metallo-hydrolase, with the translated sequence MEITWYGHACFRLRERGISIVTDPYDKDLGYTLPRLRADVVTSSHAAPGHSHVRAIKGDPKVLSGPGEYEIRGVFITGIPTWHARKRGQPDERNTVFLFDFNGISVCHLGDLGHLLSEEQAEAIGEVGILLIPVGGGRTLDASRAAEVVSQLEPRIVIPMHYKTPACTRNLDKIDKFLRAMGVSSVEPQEVLKISSSSLPDETQVVLLDYKQ
- a CDS encoding D-cysteine desulfhydrase family protein → MSTDRWDRLPRVDLAHLPTPLEEMPRLAQMLGGPSLWVKRDDQTGLAGGGNKARKLEFLVGEALEQGADWLITAGAAQSNHCRQTAAAAVRNGLKCTLVLRGSPPPEVTGNLLLDHLLGAQIRWAGDRSREEVMADVAEELREQGHRPYVIPIGGSNAVGAVGYALAMWELQDQLSALDAPIRHIFVSSSSGGTHAGLMAGAYLTGFDGVIHGISNDRSANTLRPCLAEIATQALQRLGVPHAFQSQDFVVHDEYLGEGYGVVTEEDVRAIRLVARTEGILLDPVYTARVMSALVDMVRRGEIHRDEGVLFWHTGGFPSLFAHTKVLL